One Acidimicrobiia bacterium DNA segment encodes these proteins:
- the lepB gene encoding signal peptidase I has translation MKSADTSGAVQAPEQKTQVSLHEEAEKPTAPESTHLPFWVELPVLILVALALAVAVKAFAFQVFKIPSASMYPALQVGDRVVVAKLFFDPSTLHRGDIVVFVDPGERGKQDTRSYLEKVRDGLAEALGGEGRNRHLIKRVIGCPGQLVQGRSGQIFIDGKRIDEPYLPLGITTSWEGTVKLGPDEIFVMGDNRNASADSRVFGPVKLNEVVGRASLRIWPPSAFGGLPGGQGTC, from the coding sequence TTGAAATCCGCCGACACCAGCGGAGCAGTTCAAGCGCCTGAACAAAAAACACAGGTATCCCTACACGAGGAGGCTGAAAAACCCACAGCGCCGGAGAGTACGCACCTTCCTTTTTGGGTCGAATTACCTGTATTGATTTTGGTCGCACTCGCTCTCGCCGTGGCCGTCAAGGCATTCGCTTTTCAGGTGTTCAAAATTCCATCCGCTTCTATGTATCCCGCTCTGCAAGTGGGGGACCGGGTGGTCGTGGCTAAGCTGTTTTTCGATCCATCCACGCTACACCGAGGAGACATAGTTGTATTTGTCGATCCTGGAGAGCGGGGAAAGCAAGACACGAGATCTTATCTTGAAAAAGTGCGCGATGGACTCGCAGAGGCGCTGGGGGGCGAAGGGCGCAATCGCCATCTCATAAAACGGGTTATTGGCTGCCCGGGCCAGCTTGTGCAGGGCAGGTCCGGCCAAATTTTCATTGACGGAAAGCGCATTGACGAACCTTATCTGCCTTTGGGAATCACTACCAGCTGGGAAGGAACCGTTAAGCTGGGCCCTGACGAGATCTTTGTCATGGGGGACAACAGGAACGCCTCGGCAGACAGTCGGGTTTTTGGACCCGTGAAGTTGAACGAGGTCGTGGGTCGCGCTTCTTTGAGAATCTGGCCCCCCTCGGCGTTCGGTG
- a CDS encoding tRNA (guanosine(37)-N1)-methyltransferase TrmD, with product MRDLNPRFTLNIVSIFPQYFDGPLDVSLVGRARERGVVHVSILNPKDFVEAGQRVDDYPYGGGAGMVVRAEPVIRAVESIPSSRRGRILAMSAAGRPFRQSEAEELSRSSAVTIICGRYEGIDQRAFELLGAEEFSVVDCVLAGGEAAALVVAEATIRLIPGVMGNLESAEDESHVTGVLEYPHYTRPRVIRGLEVPPVLVSGDHDAVARWRREQSLLKTARYRMDLLSKAIKAGLVSPDEAKWLEEQGIRLAGPACLSEAHGKERVERSKP from the coding sequence CTGAGGGACTTGAATCCTCGTTTCACCCTCAACATCGTGTCTATTTTTCCTCAATACTTCGATGGACCCCTTGACGTTTCCCTAGTAGGCAGAGCGAGGGAGCGGGGAGTAGTTCATGTCTCGATCTTGAACCCCAAGGATTTCGTCGAGGCGGGGCAGCGCGTCGACGACTATCCATATGGAGGAGGCGCTGGCATGGTTGTCCGCGCAGAGCCGGTGATTCGGGCGGTGGAGAGCATCCCTTCTTCGAGACGGGGTCGAATTCTGGCTATGTCAGCGGCGGGAAGGCCTTTTCGGCAGTCCGAGGCTGAAGAACTGAGTAGATCGAGCGCGGTGACAATTATCTGCGGAAGGTACGAGGGAATCGACCAACGAGCTTTCGAGCTATTAGGGGCCGAAGAGTTTTCCGTTGTGGACTGTGTTCTTGCGGGCGGGGAAGCGGCAGCTCTCGTGGTCGCGGAAGCCACAATAAGGCTGATTCCAGGAGTCATGGGCAACCTCGAATCCGCAGAAGACGAGTCGCATGTCACCGGAGTTCTCGAGTATCCCCACTATACGCGTCCTCGGGTTATACGCGGTCTTGAGGTTCCTCCGGTTCTCGTATCGGGTGACCACGACGCGGTGGCTCGTTGGCGTCGTGAGCAGTCTCTACTGAAGACAGCGCGGTACCGAATGGACCTTCTTTCAAAGGCGATCAAAGCGGGATTGGTTTCCCCGGACGAAGCGAAGTGGCTTGAAGAGCAAGGGATTAGGTTAGCGGGCCCAGCCTGTTTATCGGAGGCTCATGGCAAGGAGCGAGTAGAGCGGTCAAAACCCTAG
- a CDS encoding 50S ribosomal protein L19, with product MQKLDFIEKPYLREDIPQFGPGDTVKVSVRIREGNRERLQAFQGVVISRRGSGTKETFTVRKVSFGVGVEKIFPLHSPSIASIEVVTRGDVRRAKLYYLRSRVGKAAKVKEKRPH from the coding sequence ATGCAAAAGCTCGACTTCATCGAGAAGCCTTATCTGCGCGAAGACATTCCACAGTTCGGACCTGGCGACACTGTAAAGGTATCGGTAAGAATCCGCGAAGGAAACAGGGAACGCCTGCAAGCATTCCAAGGGGTAGTCATTTCCCGGAGAGGATCGGGGACAAAAGAAACTTTTACAGTGCGCAAGGTTAGTTTTGGAGTCGGTGTCGAGAAGATCTTCCCCTTACATTCTCCCTCCATCGCCTCAATAGAAGTCGTTACGCGAGGGGACGTGCGCAGAGCGAAGCTGTATTATCTGCGCTCCCGGGTCGGCAAAGCCGCAAAAGTAAAGGAAAAGCGGCCCCATTGA